The genomic stretch TTCATTAGCATGAAATCGTTTGTATGATGATGTGATCCTCGCCTGCTGCCGtctcaaaaaataaaaagatCCCCATCATAAGAAGCCGGCTGCCCTTTATGTATCTTATTACCCCGGAAGACTGCAATTTTTTTTGTCTTGTAGCCTCTTGAATATTGAATACGAAGTTAAGTAACGCTAGTGGTCAGTACATGGATTAGCATGGGCGTGTTAACTGAATATTATATACTCCCCCGTTtctagatataaggtgtatagttttttgcACGAAAATTAAGAAATACACGTAGAGAGAAAACTACACAAGGTTTTGGGCACGGAGTACTAAAGAAGATTCTAAGTCATTTGTAGTATTTAGATCTAGTTCAGCATATAACTCGGTTgaacaaacaataatttcaagCGATGGCATTGATCTATTTGAAAATATAACTATGAATTTTGAATCTATGTTCACCattagtttgtatcactactgatCCATTTGAAAACAATTATTTCTACTCGTCCCTAAGAAAGAGGGGTCCAAATTGTTCTCTCGCTTCCTCCCAATAAGTATGATCAACACCATCGAAGACTGTTGCCAAAATGATTGGCTCTGGAGTCTGGACTTGCTCCTCCTATGAATGACCTTCTGTCTCATTCACCAAGTGCTTTCATTATGAAAGAAGCATCCACGATACATTCTTAACTTCGCCAAGCAGGTTGAACTCACCAACAAACCAACCTTTCTTCTCAAAATTAACATCAAGGTGTTTCCTTGATTGGCTGGGGTTATCTCCTAAACCTTATACAGCAGTGTACAATTCTATCCAAGTCCAAGAACATGGGGATGCCTTGCATTGCACCTCAACTTCGGGGTGCTTCTCAACGGATGCCTGGTAGGCTAATCTGGCATGGGAGAGGCCTTCGCTGGGGTGACCCCTTTCACCGCTTATCTTTGTCTTTGCGAGGTGTGGTTCTTGCATTGAAAGTGAGATGTGACAACACATAACACTTGATAGCAGACTAGTCGCAGCATCAAATTAATCTCGAGGATGGTTGGTTGGCAGAGAACCTGCTAAAGCAACATCTTTTTTTTTGTTACAGGGAGAGAATGGCTTAAGAGTGACAACTTTTCTTGAGCACCCTCTGCTTACATTGTTGTTACAGAGCAACGGCAGGTCAGTTCCACTTTCTCTCAGCCGCCTCTCGACAAGGCCAGAAATAACAATTTGTGATATGAGCCAACAATTGAACAACGTGCATGGAAGCAATACAAAAGATATGATGCAACTAATGCACAAGCAGAATGCACTACAAGTAAATAGATCAGTCAGATAGCTGACAGCACCGAAAGCCAGCAACTCATCACAGTAACTCACTAGTACAGAAAGAGCATCTTTTAAGGTTCGCAATGTAACTATAGTTCAACAGAGCACATCATCATCATTCTTAAGGAAATAGCACAGTATAGCATTTCTGCAAAACTCAGGATAGAGACCTACACCGGAGAATCTTCTTGACAGGAATTAAGACCCAGACTACTGCTCAGAGAGCAAATCCTACTCACAAGAGCAACATGGATATTGATCGAACTGGCATGCAGGCAGATAGATCAAACATCCTAGTAACCACCCTTGAGATCATTGACCACATCGTAGGGAATGGGAGTGACCGTCTCAATCGTAGTACCCTCGACCATGAAGCCGGGTTTGGGGCCCAGCGGCTGCCTCTTGGTGCTGATAACCTCACCACGTGCCTTGGCCTCTGCCTTGAGTTTGTCGTTCTGGGCAATCCTCAGGCGGAACTCCTCAGCGCACCTGGATGGCTGCACATGTTCGACACGGACATGGATTCTTTTCTTGATAATGCGGTTTCCAACCTGACATAAATGGACCAGTAAATACATTAGTTCTGAACTTCACTGCATAAAGCAAGTTTTTGGTTCACTTTGATTGAACTACAGAACGCAATATAAACATAAGATATAAAGGAAAGACTGAAAACATTTCAAGCTCGATCCAAAAGAACAGATTTTCTAATGCAGTTACTATTAAATCAAAGAATTAAACTATTTTTATTGGCAAATAACTGACGGTTTATTTGGAATGATAAACAATTTGGAATATGTATACCTTTATATAATTATACTAAGTATATGAACTAGAAATCGAACTAACTACGACAGTAGTACATCAGACACGAGATAACAGGCTCTGAAGTCAAATATATAGGACCATAGAGAATTCGTATGCAAAGCGTGGTACCAATCTTAATTGTGCCAACAAGCAAATGTCTGACTATCAGTAGTCTTATCAGCCAGCTTGTAAGGTAGTATTGAACACTACACAAGCTTATCCATGTAAAGCCGATTTAGCAATATGGTGCATGCAGTAGATGTTTCAACAGTTTCAAAGCACACAGGCAGTCAATCAATGAAGCCTAGTATTGTACAAATACATCAATAGAGAATATTAAACTGGTTACATCCTAATTTACTTGTTATATGCAATGAAAGCAACTAAACATTTTGAGAGAATGTACAAGAAATACTGTGATCTTATATTAGTGACACACGTCCTCTACAAACCTCCCGGTTAAAACTTGACCTTACTAAAATGTAACAAAATCAGCCAAAATTTCATCCGCGCAGATACTGCCACCACAAATCATCTAATCAATACTTCGGATCTACGCAGCTGATGAGGAATCTACTAATGAGAGGCGATAAAGTCCTATTACGGCTACTACGAAATCAAAAGCGCACTTGCAAAGATCAATCAAACGCAAGTCGCAACGATTCTACAAATGGGAGTCAGCTCAACCGCGTCATCATTCTGAAGCAAGCTCCTCCCGATCATGGACCTTCAGTCGCAAGGAACCAAGGCAGTGGTACAAGCACAACCAGGAGGGCAGAAAGGGGggatcgatctttacctgcttgTTGATCTCGACGCCGATGGCGCGCTTGGTGACGTTCCACACGCGTCCGGTACGGCCGTGGTAGAACTTGTGCGGCATGCCCTTGTGTACGGCGCCGTTCACCTTGACGTCGACGTGCTCCCCGACCTTGTAGGTGCGCAGGTAGGTAGTGAGCGGGATGTAACCCTTCTTCCTGAACCCGCGCGCGAACAGGTCGCGCGTCCGCGACCGCAGACCATGGCCGGCCGGCATCCTGCTTTGCttcgcgcgtcggcggcggcgggagtagGGCGGACGGTGTGGGggaagctagggtttggtgggtttGGGCATGGTTGTACTTTATAGGTCCAGCGTGGGAGGATTTGGGTGCtactgggctgggctgggcttgTATGAGAGTTTCTCGGCCCATTTTAGATATAGGAGAATGATAAGGGAAAACCCCATTCGCTGAATTGATTTCTTGTTCGCTAAAAAAAACATAATTGCCGTCATTTTTTGAACTCTCAAATCTGAAgcaccttttttttttggaaaatttcatTCTAAAAATACGGAGCTCTCGATAATTTCAATTATTGAACTTTTtcaaatacatccaaatttagaagcACCGTCAAAAAATATatccaaatttagaaaaaaacgACATTCTTTAATGGATGGAGTACAATATTATTTCTGTGTAAGTACAATATTCCATCAAGTCATCAGCATTTTGTTTTAAGTTGGTTCCTTTGCAAAAAAACACTATAACGCTGTAGTCTTTTTCTTATCATGTTTCTAGAAAAGATAATATGAACATGAAAAGTAAGTAAAAATAGAATTTATAAAAACAAGATGATTTTCGTATGACAGAAACTTCCACCTCGGTCCTCGTCCTGCTTCCATTCTTTAATTAAAATATTAAACTTCCTCTGGTTCAAAATATTTGTCCAAAAATAGATATAaacatgttttagtgtgtagatatatctatttttaggtaattattttgaaccggagggagtataataaaTAGAGACACCCAAGTATATAAAAGGAGTCAAGTTTCTTTTATTACAAGGTTTAGAGTggttggcatttttaataaccgtTCATCCACCTCGATCTAATGGTGGTAAATAGACGGAACCAATCTGACGGAACCAAAAATGTGGGACCGGAACCTTAGATATATTTCACGAAAATTATAAAAAATAAGCGTCCTTTTGATCGGCCGAAACCTCCGATGAAACAACACGAATCTTAAAGCAATTGACTATATCCACTCTCCCTGTTCATCATCTTGTATTTTTTTGAACTGGCCCCTCTTCATCATCTGTGGTAGTCTGGTTCCGACGGAATCCTCTCTCCGGCGATCAGTCACTCTCCACCAGCCAGCTCACATTGTAATTCCAATCTTGCGGGCGAGCGACCCTATCGATGAACTCTCGATGACCGACGCGGCTGTCTCCCACATGGCTGTCGTCGCGGAACCACGAAGTCGTGCGCCTGCGCTAGGCGAGGAAGGACGAGGGGCGTCGGGATTGCCGGGATCGGGGCTATATCCAGGATCGGCGGCGGGGAACCTGGGTGGTGCTACTTCATCTCGATTCCCCAATTCCCGGACCTCTGCGCTCCGTGCCCATGACGTGTTCGACGGAAGGCTCGCCTGAGCAGCGGAAGTCAGGGGAGGCAGGGATATAGTTGGTGAAGCGCGACGGGCGGCAGGAGGCTCTCCACTTCGCCAAGATCATGTCACGGCTCAAGAAGCTCAGCTACGGCCTCAGCCAGGAGCACGGCGACCCTGTCCTCATCAGAATGTCTGCGCCGGCCTAACGCTGGCCTTACAGGTCTAGCTTGTATTTACACACGCTAAGAAAATGCTAATTCGACAAACAAGATTTTGCTTCGTCTTCAATGAATTGACTAGTGGCTACTACGTACTTACTACTAGACCAGATCAGATTTCGTGATAAAATTACTAATTAAGTGGTGTTTACTCGCACAATGATAACTCTACCTTGGGTGGTTGCTTGATGTTTCAGAGAGGGACGCTAGCAGGTACTTCCAAGTCTGCCAGGACCAAGATGGGGCAGAACATGACGTCAGTGCATAATAGGCTCTCTTTGCTTGACAGCAACAATAGCTGCAGAGGTTGACAcattgatgattatgatgattttAAGCTGATGGTGAGAGGCTTAGTAGAACGAAATCATCTGATCTCCCGTTAGTTGGGTTGGAAACAACTAGTTCTTGAGTTTGAATTGTTCCTCCAATAATCCAAAAGTTAACTTTCTTAGTTCTTAATTCATTGTTGTTCCTAGCAGCTATGGTGGAGTTTATGAAGAAGCTTGCTAGGATGGATATGGATATGAGGGTCGAAGAGAAGCATTCATTTTCAGTTCGTTTTTAAGAATACAATTGGTGCAAGAAGGGCATCATGAAGAATCCTTTCTTCAGTTGAGCAAAATATGACAGTTGGTGAGCTAGCTGGATGATAATGTGTacagaaaaaaaaattgaggATGAACTAGGGATGATTTGCGATGAATTATTGTCAATCATCGCTATTCAATGCATTTCGTGGGCCAATACGGTTGAAGATGCTGTAGTCTTTTATAAAATGTGTATGTAAGGTTCATGAGTACAGCTCTTTCTACCGCAACCGTCGTGCAGTACTTTCTCACATTGGTCTATTTTCCGATCATTGAATTGAGAGTATTGATTGTTTTACAATGTGTGCTGTGAAGCTGGAACTTAGTCCACTAGCACGTGTACTGAAAATCATTGGTTCTGGTGTCCATTGGATGTCAAGAAATGGAAGGAGTACCTGATTGTCTCATCTTATTACTATACCAGTTATGCCCTATGTCGAAAAGACTCTCGTTAAGTTTATTTTTAGGCTCTCTAGCACCCTTTCCCCTTTTATTGTAAGAGCGGAGCCTGTGACATAACACTTCTAAATTGTCTGGCACGTTCTTCTTGGAGAGCTAAGGAAGGTTACCTCAAAATATCTTACTGCAGTTATATCAAAGTGGTACTGATAACTTGCCAGTAGATTTGGTGTCTATGCATAGCACAACAAAGCAAGACAGGTTTAGCCTGAATTTTCAACTGTATATCTTGCTCTAATTTCTACGGCAAAGAACGGGGATAATGTTGAATGGCTGTTTATTAGGCTTTAATCTTTACTCTTGTATCTTTGCTCAGGCCAGGAAGAACTACTAATATTATAGTAGAAATAATACAGAATCGATCCCCTACTAATCAAACAGTCCAGAATGACTTAGCCTAATCTGGATTATCAAATATTAGATCTAAAAGAATAACCAGTAACCAGGTCCCATGTTTTGCGCAAACCAGGCAGAAAGTTAGATTGGTCAGCTACATCCTTGGGGCGCCTGACTGCTGTAACCTTAGCGCACCAGCTATGCATGAGAAAACAATCAAGATCtcagttactccctccgtccacaaataagtggacgcgCGCGGTTTCCAAGAGACCttaatttttttgtaaaaaaaatcctCATTCTTTCAATCAATCTGCTCATTAATTAAAAAGATGCTTTGATTTAAGCGCTAATAAATGTTGTGCATGCTAGTAACCAATAAAACAACATTGAGAAACCAAAAAATGATTAATGGGGTTGAAATCAAGGCATGCACTAGGGGTCTAAACGTAAAAAATATACCAAGatgtctagatgtacacttatttgtggatttcTTAGAAAGTTAGATgtgcacttatttgtggacggagggagtatgcgtGAGCTGATCGAGCATGGTGCTCACTTAGGCGCACAGCGGATGCTCCTGGTGGTCGTACATGGTGGCGCAGCCTGCCGCCGATGCCCAGTTTCTCGCCGGCGATCCCATGAAGGAGGGAGGGGGCTGTGACGGAGAGGATGGGGAGGTGACTCTCCAGCGATCCCCGCAacgggggaggggcggcggcggacgcTCGTGAGTCATCAAGAGTATCATGGCCTTCTAGTTTTATCAATCACGGTACAAGCATCGTGGCCTTCTTTTCATAGGCTAAGGACGAGGAGTTTCTTTTATCGGATTTTGATATGACGAATTGACTTCTAAAACGATCGTTTAGAACTGTTGAAGCATTATAGAAGTTACACAAAAATTATTACCAATTTAATCAACGGTCACGAAAAATTAAATTAGACGGAACCTAGATTCGATTAGACGGAACCAAGGTTccgtgccaatcaccgtaaaagagctcttCTTTTATTGGACGTGATGCAAACAATGCGGCGACTAGGTGTGCCAAAGAAGTTCTAGGCACTTTAGATTTTATTCGCTTTGATGTAATACCTGGATTTCTCACTGATTTAATTCAGTATGAATGTAACCACTATCTCGCATAATATAGTAGTAATTACGATATAAAAAATGAAAGCTAGAGAATAACTCTTGTAACCAAATAGTTGTTTGCACTAATTCTCTTCATTCTTTGCtttacaaaacagaaaatctcaCTTTATTTTTCTAAAACTAACTCTAGATATAGTTATTGAAATAAGCATAATTATTTTTAATAAACACAAGTTTCTCCAGATCATATTCCATGAATCAGAAATAATCTGATTTGTATCATCAACACACCGTAAAATGAACGCACCTTTCGGGTCTAGATGTGGGATGAGTCAGCAAGATGTCGGATGAGTCAACCAACTTGATTATCCACTTTTGATGCTATAAATCTCCATTGAAATGAGCCATTTCATAACTGAATAAAACGAGGAGCTGAAGATT from Lolium rigidum isolate FL_2022 chromosome 4, APGP_CSIRO_Lrig_0.1, whole genome shotgun sequence encodes the following:
- the LOC124705366 gene encoding 60S ribosomal protein L21-2, which encodes MPAGHGLRSRTRDLFARGFRKKGYIPLTTYLRTYKVGEHVDVKVNGAVHKGMPHKFYHGRTGRVWNVTKRAIGVEINKQVGNRIIKKRIHVRVEHVQPSRCAEEFRLRIAQNDKLKAEAKARGEVISTKRQPLGPKPGFMVEGTTIETVTPIPYDVVNDLKGGY